The Athalia rosae chromosome 4, iyAthRosa1.1, whole genome shotgun sequence DNA segment GCGACGACGAAACCTTTAACATCCTCGTTAGTATCGCGAGGAGTTTTCGATTACATTGTGAATTTATCTCTAATATCGTAAGAAATAACGATACGATTACgacaatgaaaattattatcgtttcaTTACAGAGCACGACGACCCAGAAAAAACGTTTTGCCCGACCGTTTTCGACGGACTACTTTGTTGGCCCCGTACGGCGGCTTCATCAACGGCAACTGCACCTTGTCCACCGCCTTCGGTTATCGGTTTCGATAATACCGCAAACGATATTGCTACAAAGTTGTGCCTCGACTCTGGGAAATGGTTCAccaacgacaaaaaaattacatggAGTAATTATACACTCTGCACCGCAACGCGAACGCGTTACGTAACAGCCGTCACGAATCTGGACTTGGAACTTGTTAATTATGACGGAACTGGAAATTCAACTTTGCTGAAGGCGAGGCTTCATTGACTAAATACGTTTGGAAGTTTGTCAGAATTTTCAGGGTGATTACTCGAGGAAATCGCGGTTTATTCCGAGCATGGATTCGGTAATGAAAACTCAAATTCACCGGAACTGGAATTATCGATCTTTAGCCTCCGTACGGACGAAGTTACGATATTAGAAACGGGCTGCGATTGATCCGGACGTGATCAGCGCGGACTTTGATCTCGATCTTCTTCCAAAGTTCATTATCTCACGAGCCTCGTTGCATTTTTATCCGTTCCGGCTCTTCTCTCGCGTGTACAAATTTCCTTCGTCTCGAACTCTTCCGCCTGTATCGAAGCAACGTTTGACGTACCGTCTGAAAAATGCGGTATCTTTTGACGAAAATCTTATTTCTAGAAATGGCTACCAGTCATCAAGACCGTCTCGCAGGTCGGATACGCATCCTCCTTCACGACACTCGTAATCGCTTTTGTGATATTCTCATTAATCAGGTGCGTCTAACATACGTGAAATATTATCACCGCTCTCCCGATCCTTATCCTATTCTCTCGGCAAATGAGAACCTCACGTATTTATCGTGCGCTAATTTGCACTCCCTGTCCTGGTCTCGCCGTTATTCCGGCGAAAAAAGtacgaaacaaataaaaatgccGAAAAAACAATGTGAAAACGATCGCCCATCTGTTTAGAAAACTGAGAAACCCGAGGAACAGACTCCACATGCATCTGTTCGTATCTTTCATCATGAGAGCGTTCATGGCGCTTCTAAAAGACTGGCTTTTTGTCGATGGAATTGGCCTTGCCTGGGACGTGATTATGGTCGATGGAAAAAGCGCGTTCATCAAGGAACACAACGTGAGCGAACGAATCTCGTTAAGAAACTCCTCGTAACAACTCCGAGGTGTAGTTCAAATCGTCTCGACAATTTCAGCCGGCTGAAAAGCGATAGCcacgtgataaattttttttgtttcctcgtcAACGATTTCCTATCGACAGCGGTATCCGCATTTTCAGACGTGGATCTGCAAGACGATTACCAGTCTTTGGCAGTACTTCATCGTGGCGAACTATGCTTGGATTCTCATGGAGGGTCTCTACCTTCACAATCTGGTTTTCTTAGCACTCTGCACCGATACGACGGCCATTACTTTGTACATATTCTTGGGATGGGGTGAGATGGACAAATTTTAATCCGGACGTTAATCTCAATGCTTTCATGGTCCGCCGATTTGGAACGTTTGCAGGATTGCCGCTGATGGTGGTCATACCTTGGATAGCGGTCAGGGCGACGATGGAAGACACGTTGTGCTGGACAACGAATAACAATTCTTCACTTTTCCTCATCATTCGCATTCCAATAATGATATCCATATTGGTGAGATTTTTGACAAAGTTCAAAGCTGTGCTACGCAAACATGGCCTAACCAATTCCGAATCATTTCCAGTTCAATTTTGTTCTCTTCGTCAATATCGTTAGAGTTCTTCTGGTCAAGTTGAAGACTTCCGTTTACCTTCAACGCAAGAAAATGCGATATCGGTAAGCCCAGTGTCCGCGTAAAGCCATAAAAATTACCGGAGCACCCGACcgaaaatacaccgtcatctTTGTTTTTGGCTCTTGCAGAAGATGGGCGAAGTCAACACTGGTCCTGGTCCCACTGTTCGGAGCACATTACACCCTCTTCTTAGGTCTTtcttaccacagggataacagGATTGAATTACTTTGGCTCTTCTGCGACCAACTTTTTGCGTCGTTTCAAGTAAATCAAAAGTTATTTCGATAagctaattgtaaatcatagaaacttgactgaaaatttttcacttatttttcaatttgtatcCAGGGGTGTTTCGTGGCTCTCTTGTATTGCCTATTAAACGGCGAAGTTCGAGCGGAAGTTAAAAGAACGTGGAAAACTCAAAGGTCACGCCGAGGTGGTGATTCCCTGAGCTTGGCACAGCGTGACTTGCCTAAAGCCATGAATCTGAGGGCCACCTGCCATCACCACCAGCAGAGAAACAACCCCGAACATAACGTCAACAGCACTCGAGATCTCTCCGTCCGATAGTCGCTCGAAGTCTTCATTTTCACCTTCTCAATATCAAATATACTCAAATGATCCATGACACTATAAAACTTGGAACGGGGATCTTATTCCTTCCAAGAACTGGGAACATATCGATGTCACTTAATGTATTCAATATTTCAAGTTTCAATAAATGTGgcttataattgaaaaaaaaaattgaaccaatATAACGGTAGACACATCACGTCTAGTGATTAATCCAACACGTTGTTTGCTTTCGAGGAAAAAGATAGCTCTCAAAATCGGTGAATAAATCCTCCAAACCGGGGCGAGTCGAGATACAACAAGTTTTTGGTGCTCGTCGGTAGATACAGTGTTCGCAGGGGTGCAAAACTGCTCGGGGATGTAGTCGATATCCTTCGCTACCGTTGGTAACTTCTATCGCGGAAACTACCCTCCTGTGCGACCGACGAACATCCCGAATAAGAGCGCCTTTGCGGTGCTGCCACCTTTTATTACACCCCTGCTTCGTAATTCATCCCTGTGTTTCGCATTTTCCGAATTTAGCCCTGCTTGTTTTTAAAGAAGAACTCAAGGATTAGCCGGAACTCGGGAAATGCCATATGAGGATTTTCTTCCGGTCTGGAAATATTAGGATCCATTCAAAACTTGaacaaaatcgaagaaactTTGATTTGAAATGTATTTTTTCGGCATTGCCGTTTCATCGGTCGGGGATACCAAGTGCACTTGAACATCGAAAATGCACGTCAAAAAGGTATATTGAAAGACACAATGGCGGGATATACCAAAGACCTCGACGGTGAACGAATATTGTTATCTAGAACCAGAAGAATCGCAACATCTCCATTTTAATCCGCAGCGCGCACGTGACTTCGCAAGCTGTCACCCGAAgtaatattgaaatattgttCAAGAAAGATGTGAATTATTTGGGGCTgggatattttataatttcaactCCGCATAAAGGATGACTCCGTCAGGACATGGTGGAAAAATGAGGTGTGAACTATCCCATGACATTTCCACCCCAAATTATACCGACGCTCTGTGATTATACGGAAGTTCGAAATggtagaggaaaaaagggggcTGTCCCCGGAGAGTTTTGAATATTGTTGTCCAAGTACCGAGCGACACGTGACGTCACGTGTCAAGGGTTGTTTCGTAGTTTACGCTTCCGCAATGTGGTCTTCATTGTTCGCGAATTGCATACGAAAATTAGTGGATAGGGTTTGGGGGCGAGTTCTGGTAATTCGCCCGAACGGCATATAGCTGCGGTATAAAATTTACTCCGCGAGGATTGAaatatcgcgaaaattttatcatcgttgGCTGAATGAAGAATGTTTTTCACGACAAAAGACGCAAAATGTGGGCATTAGGATTCGAGGGGAACAACGGAGTTGGTGCAAGTATGGATTTCTGGTCGAGGGTGTAGCCGAGGGCGGCAGGGCAGGGCTCAGGTGTTCGTCGAGGCGCATCTGCCCGGACCATCCTGGCTTCGATAAAACTGACTCCTCTCGCTATATTCCCGAAGATGTACGTACTTTGGCCCCTTACAGTTTAAAAGTTCGAGACCGGCGAATGTACCGAAGAAAAGCTTACCTCGACCGCGGTAAAATTGGCTCGTTACGTCATCCGGCTTTCAAACTTCTCACACCTGATTCGCGCTCATTTCGTATCGGCCCTTCCCGACGTTCGCTCATTCAATAATCGACTCCGCTGTCAAAGGTCATCCGTACACCTTTCCAATTTCACTTCCTCATCCCTGAGCTCGAAGTGCAGgcctcaaaaaaaaataactctaCTCAAATTGGATCGTATGCCATAGGTAACAACTGATACACGGTGTAACTTGGCGCAGCGTCAATACCTCTGCACGGTACCGGATTGAAAAAAGCAGAATGGCGAATCGAAACTGGGCGTATCTTGGGGTGTGAAACGGATGTTTTCGATTGGAGTTCGCAAGGGTAGTTACATCGAGAGGCGTGGTTTGTCTCGATGCTACCCCCGGAGTCGTCGGATCAACCCAGTCAATTTCTCGAAGAGTTGGACCGACTCGGATGCTGGGGCAGATTGAGATCTTTTCGGATGTGGAATCGCGTCAGTGGTCGGTGTCTTTGAAAATTAACCACATCGATTCGgacgagtttgaaaataatccaaTATGTTTACCAGTGAGGTGTGTTCCCTCCGTGAATCGATCATCTCGCTGATCAATAACAGATTCGGGGATTAATTTTATGGACAGTGCGGAATGTATGCGTGGCTTTGAGATAAGTAAGTGCTGAGAATCGGTAAAATTCCATCAATAATTTTAAGCGTATTTGCACCGATTGCAGTGAATGAGAATCATTGCGTGACCCAcagtgacgaaaaattgaagtgaAAAGGCTTCAGCTACTGAAATTCATTAAATTAATGGCCCCCTTAATCGTGGACAAGGGTAACGCTTATTATGACAGAGGAATATCTTACGCTGCACGGTACAAATCATACGACGCGATCTTCTCCGTCGAGCGCGCTTCGTTTCTGAAAATCGGGTGAGTCAGCTATATCGTTACAATGATAGATATTATGTAGCCGTATAGGTACGCGTTAAGTGCATATTCGCCATCGTTACTCCAGCCATCAAATTCAGCCAATTTTTTTGCGTAAGAACCCTTAAAATTCACAGGCAGCTGccaatcggaaaaattcgaatccgtgCAGCAGAGGTACATCGGAGTTCATCCGGAATGGAATGCACCATAAAATGTAGCGATACTGTACCCGTGAAATATTAAAAGTAACGTGGGATTCGACGGGTACATACAAACTGCCGATTTACCATAAAAATCTGGGGAGATAAGACGGGGATGGGTCCGACAGCATCAATAAGTGATGGGCCAATCGAATGCATTATGTAAAATGGGGGTTTCCCGGGCAATTCGCGTGAATTATTTAGATCGAACGCGGTTGACAACGAGATCGTTTTTCGAGTCGAGTTAAAGAGATCCTtccgaaacgaggaaaaaagaattcgagaaGAGTGACGTGGTCGTGCAAAAAATCACGGAGGGAATAGTCGAAGTGtcgaaaaagaatcgaatcaAATCGGCACGACGGTTGACTAGGTTCTGATCTCGCGAATAACGTGAAGACCTAGGAATGGATTCTGAAATTCTCTCGAAAAGTTATAAATACAACACGTACAGCTAAGAGTCAAATATTTGCCACGTGAGTTATGGTAGTTATCGGATTAACCGTCAGCCCTTTTCTCAACCCTTGGGTACGCGGAATCCGAGCACAAAGGGTTAATAAGATAACTCTATATTTGTCTGCGAG contains these protein-coding regions:
- the LOC105687429 gene encoding secretin receptor-like; its protein translation is MGESDQDKFILEQRERCDRLLSETIEHDDPEKTFCPTVFDGLLCWPRTAASSTATAPCPPPSVIGFDNTANDIATKLCLDSGKWFTNDKKITWSNYTLCTATRTRYVTAVTNLDLELVNYDGTGNSTLLKKWLPVIKTVSQVGYASSFTTLVIAFVIFSLIRKLRNPRNRLHMHLFVSFIMRAFMALLKDWLFVDGIGLAWDVIMVDGKSAFIKEHNTWICKTITSLWQYFIVANYAWILMEGLYLHNLVFLALCTDTTAITLYIFLGWGLPLMVVIPWIAVRATMEDTLCWTTNNNSSLFLIIRIPIMISILFNFVLFVNIVRVLLVKLKTSVYLQRKKMRYRRWAKSTLVLVPLFGAHYTLFLGLSYHRDNRIELLWLFCDQLFASFQGCFVALLYCLLNGEVRAEVKRTWKTQRSRRGGDSLSLAQRDLPKAMNLRATCHHHQQRNNPEHNVNSTRDLSVR